A genomic segment from Mus caroli chromosome 17, CAROLI_EIJ_v1.1, whole genome shotgun sequence encodes:
- the Cchcr1 gene encoding coiled-coil alpha-helical rod protein 1 isoform X1 — protein sequence MRDLGVASRLGARCKGRGKRADLALGNDSEILARWCLDGLPNGPTIPWQGLWRVGSLYCVQRVLSCRDRRHLRRKGNRGDWRQDLQDSYNRKMLPPSGFAGLVPPSHFQARPLPTLPRMAPTWASEVPLVQSPASQDVLERRLDAQRSTVTTWGQDFCGDGQGLGRRGRSLELGFSSALSQQAELISRQLQELRRLEEEVRSLRETSLQQKMRLETQAVELDALVVAEKAGQAEAEGLRTALAGAEMVRKNLEEAKHKELEEIQSLHQEQLSSLTQAHQKALDNLASKAEGLEKSLNSLEAKRAGEAKQLAMAQQEADMLRNQLSKTQEELEAQVTLVENLRKYVGEQVLPEVPSQEWELERKELLDTLKHLKEDRADLQATVELLQVRVQSLTHMLALQEEELTRKIQPLDPLEPEFPKKCRSLLRNWREKVFALMVQLKAQDLQHRDSTTQLRVQVAELQEQVTSQSQEQAILQRALQDKTAQVEVERMSIKSLQMELNQAQEARRRQEQQMASAEEQLKFVVGAMNSSQAKLQSTMTRMDQAVARIPSLSNRLSYAVRKVHTIKGLMARKVALAQLRMESSPPSEAAPPLDTDLSVELEQLREERNRLDAELQLSAHLIQQEVGRARDQGEVERRRLIEVAQQLEQELQRAQESLASVGQQLEAARRGQQESTEEAASLRQELTQQQEIYGQALQEKVAEVETRLREQLSDTKRRLNEARREQAKAVVSLRQIQHKATQEKERNQELRRLQDEARKEEGQRLARRVQELERDKNLMLATLKQEGLLFCYKQQRLLAVLPSGVNKKCSPRSVESSSSESPAAASCKESVKGSLTILLDNLQGLSEAISRDEDICVEDNQNTKNTKHPPSDPLLS from the exons GAGACAAGATCTACAGGATTCATATAACAGGAAGATGTTGCCACCGTCAG GTTTTGCTGGGCTGgttcctccctcccacttccaaGCTCGGCCCCTTCCAACTCTGCCAAGAATGGCCCCGACATGGGCTTCAGAGGTTCCCTTGGTCCAATCTCCGGCCAGCCAAGATGTCTTAGAGAGACGGCTAGATGCTCAGAGGTCGACAGTGACCACGTGGGGACAGGATTTCTGTGGAGATGGGCAGGGGCTAGGGCGGAGAGGCAG GTCTCTGGAGCTGGGGTTCTCCAGTGCCCTGAGCCAGCAGGCCGAGCTGATCTCACGGCAGCTCCAAGAGTTGCGGCGGCTGGAGGAGGAAGTCCGGTCCCTACGGGAGACCTCGCTGCAGCAGAAGATGAGGTTGGAGACTCAGGCCGTGGAGCTGGATGCTCTGGTAGTGGCAGAGAAGGCTGGGCAAGCTGAGGCCGAGGGCCTGCGCACTGCCTTGGCCGGAGCTGAAATGGTTCGGAAGAACCTGGAAGAGGCGAAGCACAAGGAGCTGGAGGAGATTCAGAGTCTGCACCAAGAGCAG CTGTCCTCCCTGACACAGGCTCACCAGAAGGCTCTCGACAATCTGGCCAGCAAGGCCGAGGGCTTGGAGAAGTCTCTGAATAGCCTGGAAGCGAAACGGGCAGGGGAAGCCAAGCAGCTGGCTATGGCCCAGCAGGAGGCGGACATGCTTAGGAACCAGCTGAG CAAGACCCAAGAAGAGTTGGAAGCTCAGGTGACCTTGGTGGAGAATCTGAGGAAGTATGTCGGGGAACAAGTTCTTCCTGAGGTTCCTAGCCAGGAATGGGAGCTGGAACGAAAGGAGCTTCTAGACACCTTGAAG CACTTGAAGGAGGATCGGGCTGACCTTCAGGCCACCGTGGAGTTACTGCAGGTACGAGTACAGAGCCTGACACACATGCTCGCCCTGCAGGAAGAGGAGCTGACCAGGAAG ATTCAGCCtttagatcccttggaaccagAGTTTCCTAAGAAGTGCCGCTCGCTGCTGCGCAACTGGCGGGAGAAGGTGTTTGCCCTCATGGTGCAGCTCAAAGCCCAGGACCTGCAGCACAGGGACTCGACGACGCAGCTGAGGGTCCAG GTAGCAGAGCTCCAGGAGCAAGTGACCTCCCAAAGCCAGGAGCAGGCCATCTTGCAGCGTGCCCTGCAAGACAAAACCGCACAGGTGGAGGTGGAGCGGATGAGCATCAAG AGCCTGCAGATGGAGCTGAATCAGGCACAGGAGGCCAGGCGGAGGCAGGAACAGCAGATGGCCTCTGCTGAAGAGCAGCTGAAGTTCGTGGTCGGTGCTATGAACAG CTCTCAGGCCAAACTCCAGAGCACCATGACCAGGATGGATCAGGCTGTAGCCCGGATTCCCAGCCTCAGCAACCGACTCAGCTATGCTGTCCGGAAGGTCCACACCATTAAGG gTTTGATGGCTCGAAAGGTGGCTCTTGCTCAGTTGCGCATGGAGAG CTCTCCCCCATCCGAAGCAGCACCCCCACTGGACACAGACCTGAGCGTTGAGCTGGAACAGCTACGGGAAGAACGGAACCGCCTGGATGCAGAGCTGCAGCTGAGCGCCCACCTGATCCAGCAGGAGGTGGGCCGGGCACGGGATCAAG GGGAGGTGGAGCGCCGACGGCTGATCGAGGTGGCCcagcagctggagcaggagctgcaGCGTGCCCAGGAATCCCTGGCCAGCGTTGGGCAGCAGTTGGAGGCAGCACGTCGGGGCCAGCAGGAGAGCACGGAGGAAGCTGCCAGCCTCCGTCAGGAGCTGACACAGCAGCAGGAAATCTACGGGCAAG CCCTGCAAGAGAAGGTGGCCGAGGTGGAAACTCGGCTTCGGGAACAGCTCTCAGACACAAAGAGGAGGCTGAACGAGGCCCGGAGGGAGCAGGCCAAGGCTG TGGTTTCCTTGCGCCAGATCCAGCACAAAGCCACTCAGGAAAAGGAGCGCAACCAGGAGCTCAGGCGCCTGCAGGATGAAGCCCGGAAGGAAGAGGGGCAGCGGCTGGCACGGCGagtgcaggagctggagagggacAAGAACCTGATGCTG gccACCTTGAAGCAGGAGGGTCTCCTCTTCTGTTACAAGCAGCAGCGCCTGTTAGCAGTGCTTCCCTCTGGAGTGAATAAGAAGTGCAGCCCCCGGTCTGTGGAGTCCTCATCATCTGAGTCTCCGGCAGCTGCTTCGTGCAAGGAATCTGTGAAAG GCTCCCTGACCATCCTGCTTGATAACCTGCAAGGCCTGAGCGAGGCCATTTCCAGAGATGAAGATATTTGTGTGGAAGATAACCAGAACACCAAGAACACCAAGCACCCTCCTTCAGATCCACTGCTGAGCTAG
- the Cchcr1 gene encoding coiled-coil alpha-helical rod protein 1 isoform X2 codes for MRDLGVASRLGARCKGRGKRADLALGNDSEILARWCLDGLPNGPTIPWQGLWRVGSLYCVQRVLSCRDRRHLRRKGNRGDWRQDLQDSYNRKMLPPSGFAGLVPPSHFQARPLPTLPRMAPTWASEVPLVQSPASQDVLERRLDAQRSTVTTWGQDFCGDGQGLGRRGRSLELGFSSALSQQAELISRQLQELRRLEEEVRSLRETSLQQKMRLETQAVELDALVVAEKAGQAEAEGLRTALAGAEMVRKNLEEAKHKELEEIQSLHQEQLSSLTQAHQKALDNLASKAEGLEKSLNSLEAKRAGEAKQLAMAQQEADMLRNQLSKTQEELEAQVTLVENLRKYVGEQVLPEVPSQEWELERKELLDTLKHLKEDRADLQATVELLQVRVQSLTHMLALQEEELTRKIQPLDPLEPEFPKKCRSLLRNWREKVFALMVQLKAQDLQHRDSTTQLRVQVAELQEQVTSQSQEQAILQRALQDKTAQVEVERMSIKSLQMELNQAQEARRRQEQQMASAEEQLKFVVGAMNSSQAKLQSTMTRMDQAVARIPSLSNRLSYAVRKVHTIKGLMARKVALAQLRMESSPPSEAAPPLDTDLSVELEQLREERNRLDAELQLSAHLIQQEVGRARDQGEVERRRLIEVAQQLEQELQRAQESLASVGQQLEAARRGQQESTEEAASLRQELTQQQEIYGQALQEKVAEVETRLREQLSDTKRRLNEARREQAKAVVSLRQIQHKATQEKERNQELRRLQDEARKEEGQRLARRVQELERDKNLMLQQRLLAVLPSGVNKKCSPRSVESSSSESPAAASCKESVKGSLTILLDNLQGLSEAISRDEDICVEDNQNTKNTKHPPSDPLLS; via the exons GAGACAAGATCTACAGGATTCATATAACAGGAAGATGTTGCCACCGTCAG GTTTTGCTGGGCTGgttcctccctcccacttccaaGCTCGGCCCCTTCCAACTCTGCCAAGAATGGCCCCGACATGGGCTTCAGAGGTTCCCTTGGTCCAATCTCCGGCCAGCCAAGATGTCTTAGAGAGACGGCTAGATGCTCAGAGGTCGACAGTGACCACGTGGGGACAGGATTTCTGTGGAGATGGGCAGGGGCTAGGGCGGAGAGGCAG GTCTCTGGAGCTGGGGTTCTCCAGTGCCCTGAGCCAGCAGGCCGAGCTGATCTCACGGCAGCTCCAAGAGTTGCGGCGGCTGGAGGAGGAAGTCCGGTCCCTACGGGAGACCTCGCTGCAGCAGAAGATGAGGTTGGAGACTCAGGCCGTGGAGCTGGATGCTCTGGTAGTGGCAGAGAAGGCTGGGCAAGCTGAGGCCGAGGGCCTGCGCACTGCCTTGGCCGGAGCTGAAATGGTTCGGAAGAACCTGGAAGAGGCGAAGCACAAGGAGCTGGAGGAGATTCAGAGTCTGCACCAAGAGCAG CTGTCCTCCCTGACACAGGCTCACCAGAAGGCTCTCGACAATCTGGCCAGCAAGGCCGAGGGCTTGGAGAAGTCTCTGAATAGCCTGGAAGCGAAACGGGCAGGGGAAGCCAAGCAGCTGGCTATGGCCCAGCAGGAGGCGGACATGCTTAGGAACCAGCTGAG CAAGACCCAAGAAGAGTTGGAAGCTCAGGTGACCTTGGTGGAGAATCTGAGGAAGTATGTCGGGGAACAAGTTCTTCCTGAGGTTCCTAGCCAGGAATGGGAGCTGGAACGAAAGGAGCTTCTAGACACCTTGAAG CACTTGAAGGAGGATCGGGCTGACCTTCAGGCCACCGTGGAGTTACTGCAGGTACGAGTACAGAGCCTGACACACATGCTCGCCCTGCAGGAAGAGGAGCTGACCAGGAAG ATTCAGCCtttagatcccttggaaccagAGTTTCCTAAGAAGTGCCGCTCGCTGCTGCGCAACTGGCGGGAGAAGGTGTTTGCCCTCATGGTGCAGCTCAAAGCCCAGGACCTGCAGCACAGGGACTCGACGACGCAGCTGAGGGTCCAG GTAGCAGAGCTCCAGGAGCAAGTGACCTCCCAAAGCCAGGAGCAGGCCATCTTGCAGCGTGCCCTGCAAGACAAAACCGCACAGGTGGAGGTGGAGCGGATGAGCATCAAG AGCCTGCAGATGGAGCTGAATCAGGCACAGGAGGCCAGGCGGAGGCAGGAACAGCAGATGGCCTCTGCTGAAGAGCAGCTGAAGTTCGTGGTCGGTGCTATGAACAG CTCTCAGGCCAAACTCCAGAGCACCATGACCAGGATGGATCAGGCTGTAGCCCGGATTCCCAGCCTCAGCAACCGACTCAGCTATGCTGTCCGGAAGGTCCACACCATTAAGG gTTTGATGGCTCGAAAGGTGGCTCTTGCTCAGTTGCGCATGGAGAG CTCTCCCCCATCCGAAGCAGCACCCCCACTGGACACAGACCTGAGCGTTGAGCTGGAACAGCTACGGGAAGAACGGAACCGCCTGGATGCAGAGCTGCAGCTGAGCGCCCACCTGATCCAGCAGGAGGTGGGCCGGGCACGGGATCAAG GGGAGGTGGAGCGCCGACGGCTGATCGAGGTGGCCcagcagctggagcaggagctgcaGCGTGCCCAGGAATCCCTGGCCAGCGTTGGGCAGCAGTTGGAGGCAGCACGTCGGGGCCAGCAGGAGAGCACGGAGGAAGCTGCCAGCCTCCGTCAGGAGCTGACACAGCAGCAGGAAATCTACGGGCAAG CCCTGCAAGAGAAGGTGGCCGAGGTGGAAACTCGGCTTCGGGAACAGCTCTCAGACACAAAGAGGAGGCTGAACGAGGCCCGGAGGGAGCAGGCCAAGGCTG TGGTTTCCTTGCGCCAGATCCAGCACAAAGCCACTCAGGAAAAGGAGCGCAACCAGGAGCTCAGGCGCCTGCAGGATGAAGCCCGGAAGGAAGAGGGGCAGCGGCTGGCACGGCGagtgcaggagctggagagggacAAGAACCTGATGCTG CAGCAGCGCCTGTTAGCAGTGCTTCCCTCTGGAGTGAATAAGAAGTGCAGCCCCCGGTCTGTGGAGTCCTCATCATCTGAGTCTCCGGCAGCTGCTTCGTGCAAGGAATCTGTGAAAG GCTCCCTGACCATCCTGCTTGATAACCTGCAAGGCCTGAGCGAGGCCATTTCCAGAGATGAAGATATTTGTGTGGAAGATAACCAGAACACCAAGAACACCAAGCACCCTCCTTCAGATCCACTGCTGAGCTAG
- the Cchcr1 gene encoding coiled-coil alpha-helical rod protein 1 isoform X3 translates to MRDLGVASRLGARCKGRGKRADLALGNDSEILARWCLDGLPNGPTIPWQGLWRVGSLYCVQRVLSCRDRRHLRRKGNRGDWRQDLQDSYNRKMLPPSGFAGLVPPSHFQARPLPTLPRMAPTWASEVPLVQSPASQDVLERRLDAQRSTVTTWGQDFCGDGQGLGRRGRSLELGFSSALSQQAELISRQLQELRRLEEEVRSLRETSLQQKMRLETQAVELDALVVAEKAGQAEAEGLRTALAGAEMVRKNLEEAKHKELEEIQSLHQEQLSSLTQAHQKALDNLASKAEGLEKSLNSLEAKRAGEAKQLAMAQQEADMLRNQLSKTQEELEAQVTLVENLRKYVGEQVLPEVPSQEWELERKELLDTLKHLKEDRADLQATVELLQVRVQSLTHMLALQEEELTRKIQPLDPLEPEFPKKCRSLLRNWREKVFALMVQLKAQDLQHRDSTTQLRVQVAELQEQVTSQSQEQAILQRALQDKTAQVEVERMSIKSLQMELNQAQEARRRQEQQMASAEEQLKFVVGAMNSSQAKLQSTMTRMDQAVARIPSLSNRLSYAVRKVHTIKGLMARKVALAQLRMESSPPSEAAPPLDTDLSVELEQLREERNRLDAELQLSAHLIQQEVGRARDQGEVERRRLIEVAQQLEQELQRAQESLASVGQQLEAARRGQQESTEEAASLRQELTQQQEIYGQALQEKVAEVETRLREQLSDTKRRLNEARREQAKAVVSLRQIQHKATQEKERNQELRRLQDEARKEEGQRLARRVQELERDKNLMLQRLLAVLPSGVNKKCSPRSVESSSSESPAAASCKESVKGSLTILLDNLQGLSEAISRDEDICVEDNQNTKNTKHPPSDPLLS, encoded by the exons GAGACAAGATCTACAGGATTCATATAACAGGAAGATGTTGCCACCGTCAG GTTTTGCTGGGCTGgttcctccctcccacttccaaGCTCGGCCCCTTCCAACTCTGCCAAGAATGGCCCCGACATGGGCTTCAGAGGTTCCCTTGGTCCAATCTCCGGCCAGCCAAGATGTCTTAGAGAGACGGCTAGATGCTCAGAGGTCGACAGTGACCACGTGGGGACAGGATTTCTGTGGAGATGGGCAGGGGCTAGGGCGGAGAGGCAG GTCTCTGGAGCTGGGGTTCTCCAGTGCCCTGAGCCAGCAGGCCGAGCTGATCTCACGGCAGCTCCAAGAGTTGCGGCGGCTGGAGGAGGAAGTCCGGTCCCTACGGGAGACCTCGCTGCAGCAGAAGATGAGGTTGGAGACTCAGGCCGTGGAGCTGGATGCTCTGGTAGTGGCAGAGAAGGCTGGGCAAGCTGAGGCCGAGGGCCTGCGCACTGCCTTGGCCGGAGCTGAAATGGTTCGGAAGAACCTGGAAGAGGCGAAGCACAAGGAGCTGGAGGAGATTCAGAGTCTGCACCAAGAGCAG CTGTCCTCCCTGACACAGGCTCACCAGAAGGCTCTCGACAATCTGGCCAGCAAGGCCGAGGGCTTGGAGAAGTCTCTGAATAGCCTGGAAGCGAAACGGGCAGGGGAAGCCAAGCAGCTGGCTATGGCCCAGCAGGAGGCGGACATGCTTAGGAACCAGCTGAG CAAGACCCAAGAAGAGTTGGAAGCTCAGGTGACCTTGGTGGAGAATCTGAGGAAGTATGTCGGGGAACAAGTTCTTCCTGAGGTTCCTAGCCAGGAATGGGAGCTGGAACGAAAGGAGCTTCTAGACACCTTGAAG CACTTGAAGGAGGATCGGGCTGACCTTCAGGCCACCGTGGAGTTACTGCAGGTACGAGTACAGAGCCTGACACACATGCTCGCCCTGCAGGAAGAGGAGCTGACCAGGAAG ATTCAGCCtttagatcccttggaaccagAGTTTCCTAAGAAGTGCCGCTCGCTGCTGCGCAACTGGCGGGAGAAGGTGTTTGCCCTCATGGTGCAGCTCAAAGCCCAGGACCTGCAGCACAGGGACTCGACGACGCAGCTGAGGGTCCAG GTAGCAGAGCTCCAGGAGCAAGTGACCTCCCAAAGCCAGGAGCAGGCCATCTTGCAGCGTGCCCTGCAAGACAAAACCGCACAGGTGGAGGTGGAGCGGATGAGCATCAAG AGCCTGCAGATGGAGCTGAATCAGGCACAGGAGGCCAGGCGGAGGCAGGAACAGCAGATGGCCTCTGCTGAAGAGCAGCTGAAGTTCGTGGTCGGTGCTATGAACAG CTCTCAGGCCAAACTCCAGAGCACCATGACCAGGATGGATCAGGCTGTAGCCCGGATTCCCAGCCTCAGCAACCGACTCAGCTATGCTGTCCGGAAGGTCCACACCATTAAGG gTTTGATGGCTCGAAAGGTGGCTCTTGCTCAGTTGCGCATGGAGAG CTCTCCCCCATCCGAAGCAGCACCCCCACTGGACACAGACCTGAGCGTTGAGCTGGAACAGCTACGGGAAGAACGGAACCGCCTGGATGCAGAGCTGCAGCTGAGCGCCCACCTGATCCAGCAGGAGGTGGGCCGGGCACGGGATCAAG GGGAGGTGGAGCGCCGACGGCTGATCGAGGTGGCCcagcagctggagcaggagctgcaGCGTGCCCAGGAATCCCTGGCCAGCGTTGGGCAGCAGTTGGAGGCAGCACGTCGGGGCCAGCAGGAGAGCACGGAGGAAGCTGCCAGCCTCCGTCAGGAGCTGACACAGCAGCAGGAAATCTACGGGCAAG CCCTGCAAGAGAAGGTGGCCGAGGTGGAAACTCGGCTTCGGGAACAGCTCTCAGACACAAAGAGGAGGCTGAACGAGGCCCGGAGGGAGCAGGCCAAGGCTG TGGTTTCCTTGCGCCAGATCCAGCACAAAGCCACTCAGGAAAAGGAGCGCAACCAGGAGCTCAGGCGCCTGCAGGATGAAGCCCGGAAGGAAGAGGGGCAGCGGCTGGCACGGCGagtgcaggagctggagagggacAAGAACCTGATGCTG CAGCGCCTGTTAGCAGTGCTTCCCTCTGGAGTGAATAAGAAGTGCAGCCCCCGGTCTGTGGAGTCCTCATCATCTGAGTCTCCGGCAGCTGCTTCGTGCAAGGAATCTGTGAAAG GCTCCCTGACCATCCTGCTTGATAACCTGCAAGGCCTGAGCGAGGCCATTTCCAGAGATGAAGATATTTGTGTGGAAGATAACCAGAACACCAAGAACACCAAGCACCCTCCTTCAGATCCACTGCTGAGCTAG
- the Cchcr1 gene encoding coiled-coil alpha-helical rod protein 1 isoform X5, with product MLPPSGFAGLVPPSHFQARPLPTLPRMAPTWASEVPLVQSPASQDVLERRLDAQRSTVTTWGQDFCGDGQGLGRRGRSLELGFSSALSQQAELISRQLQELRRLEEEVRSLRETSLQQKMRLETQAVELDALVVAEKAGQAEAEGLRTALAGAEMVRKNLEEAKHKELEEIQSLHQEQLSSLTQAHQKALDNLASKAEGLEKSLNSLEAKRAGEAKQLAMAQQEADMLRNQLSKTQEELEAQVTLVENLRKYVGEQVLPEVPSQEWELERKELLDTLKHLKEDRADLQATVELLQVRVQSLTHMLALQEEELTRKIQPLDPLEPEFPKKCRSLLRNWREKVFALMVQLKAQDLQHRDSTTQLRVQVAELQEQVTSQSQEQAILQRALQDKTAQVEVERMSIKSLQMELNQAQEARRRQEQQMASAEEQLKFVVGAMNSSQAKLQSTMTRMDQAVARIPSLSNRLSYAVRKVHTIKGLMARKVALAQLRMESSPPSEAAPPLDTDLSVELEQLREERNRLDAELQLSAHLIQQEVGRARDQGEVERRRLIEVAQQLEQELQRAQESLASVGQQLEAARRGQQESTEEAASLRQELTQQQEIYGQALQEKVAEVETRLREQLSDTKRRLNEARREQAKAVVSLRQIQHKATQEKERNQELRRLQDEARKEEGQRLARRVQELERDKNLMLQRLLAVLPSGVNKKCSPRSVESSSSESPAAASCKESVKGSLTILLDNLQGLSEAISRDEDICVEDNQNTKNTKHPPSDPLLS from the exons ATGTTGCCACCGTCAG GTTTTGCTGGGCTGgttcctccctcccacttccaaGCTCGGCCCCTTCCAACTCTGCCAAGAATGGCCCCGACATGGGCTTCAGAGGTTCCCTTGGTCCAATCTCCGGCCAGCCAAGATGTCTTAGAGAGACGGCTAGATGCTCAGAGGTCGACAGTGACCACGTGGGGACAGGATTTCTGTGGAGATGGGCAGGGGCTAGGGCGGAGAGGCAG GTCTCTGGAGCTGGGGTTCTCCAGTGCCCTGAGCCAGCAGGCCGAGCTGATCTCACGGCAGCTCCAAGAGTTGCGGCGGCTGGAGGAGGAAGTCCGGTCCCTACGGGAGACCTCGCTGCAGCAGAAGATGAGGTTGGAGACTCAGGCCGTGGAGCTGGATGCTCTGGTAGTGGCAGAGAAGGCTGGGCAAGCTGAGGCCGAGGGCCTGCGCACTGCCTTGGCCGGAGCTGAAATGGTTCGGAAGAACCTGGAAGAGGCGAAGCACAAGGAGCTGGAGGAGATTCAGAGTCTGCACCAAGAGCAG CTGTCCTCCCTGACACAGGCTCACCAGAAGGCTCTCGACAATCTGGCCAGCAAGGCCGAGGGCTTGGAGAAGTCTCTGAATAGCCTGGAAGCGAAACGGGCAGGGGAAGCCAAGCAGCTGGCTATGGCCCAGCAGGAGGCGGACATGCTTAGGAACCAGCTGAG CAAGACCCAAGAAGAGTTGGAAGCTCAGGTGACCTTGGTGGAGAATCTGAGGAAGTATGTCGGGGAACAAGTTCTTCCTGAGGTTCCTAGCCAGGAATGGGAGCTGGAACGAAAGGAGCTTCTAGACACCTTGAAG CACTTGAAGGAGGATCGGGCTGACCTTCAGGCCACCGTGGAGTTACTGCAGGTACGAGTACAGAGCCTGACACACATGCTCGCCCTGCAGGAAGAGGAGCTGACCAGGAAG ATTCAGCCtttagatcccttggaaccagAGTTTCCTAAGAAGTGCCGCTCGCTGCTGCGCAACTGGCGGGAGAAGGTGTTTGCCCTCATGGTGCAGCTCAAAGCCCAGGACCTGCAGCACAGGGACTCGACGACGCAGCTGAGGGTCCAG GTAGCAGAGCTCCAGGAGCAAGTGACCTCCCAAAGCCAGGAGCAGGCCATCTTGCAGCGTGCCCTGCAAGACAAAACCGCACAGGTGGAGGTGGAGCGGATGAGCATCAAG AGCCTGCAGATGGAGCTGAATCAGGCACAGGAGGCCAGGCGGAGGCAGGAACAGCAGATGGCCTCTGCTGAAGAGCAGCTGAAGTTCGTGGTCGGTGCTATGAACAG CTCTCAGGCCAAACTCCAGAGCACCATGACCAGGATGGATCAGGCTGTAGCCCGGATTCCCAGCCTCAGCAACCGACTCAGCTATGCTGTCCGGAAGGTCCACACCATTAAGG gTTTGATGGCTCGAAAGGTGGCTCTTGCTCAGTTGCGCATGGAGAG CTCTCCCCCATCCGAAGCAGCACCCCCACTGGACACAGACCTGAGCGTTGAGCTGGAACAGCTACGGGAAGAACGGAACCGCCTGGATGCAGAGCTGCAGCTGAGCGCCCACCTGATCCAGCAGGAGGTGGGCCGGGCACGGGATCAAG GGGAGGTGGAGCGCCGACGGCTGATCGAGGTGGCCcagcagctggagcaggagctgcaGCGTGCCCAGGAATCCCTGGCCAGCGTTGGGCAGCAGTTGGAGGCAGCACGTCGGGGCCAGCAGGAGAGCACGGAGGAAGCTGCCAGCCTCCGTCAGGAGCTGACACAGCAGCAGGAAATCTACGGGCAAG CCCTGCAAGAGAAGGTGGCCGAGGTGGAAACTCGGCTTCGGGAACAGCTCTCAGACACAAAGAGGAGGCTGAACGAGGCCCGGAGGGAGCAGGCCAAGGCTG TGGTTTCCTTGCGCCAGATCCAGCACAAAGCCACTCAGGAAAAGGAGCGCAACCAGGAGCTCAGGCGCCTGCAGGATGAAGCCCGGAAGGAAGAGGGGCAGCGGCTGGCACGGCGagtgcaggagctggagagggacAAGAACCTGATGCTG CAGCGCCTGTTAGCAGTGCTTCCCTCTGGAGTGAATAAGAAGTGCAGCCCCCGGTCTGTGGAGTCCTCATCATCTGAGTCTCCGGCAGCTGCTTCGTGCAAGGAATCTGTGAAAG GCTCCCTGACCATCCTGCTTGATAACCTGCAAGGCCTGAGCGAGGCCATTTCCAGAGATGAAGATATTTGTGTGGAAGATAACCAGAACACCAAGAACACCAAGCACCCTCCTTCAGATCCACTGCTGAGCTAG